The genomic segment GATCGTCTCCTTCGAATTTTCTGGCAAAGGCAGCGCCACTCGCAGTCATCTCGTTTGTGTCATTGATGGTGAGGGTGTGAGGATGCTGCTTGGGAGGATTGTCCCAAGCAATGTAGTGCAAGTCATGGCTGACTGCAGTTTGAGCAAACTCTGGTACATTGCATATTACTGTGTGAAAGTATCCTTCAGGTGAGGAAACAAAGTTTGTGTAATACATCAACAAGGTTCGTGGTAGATTATCCCAACCCCAAATTAAGTATTCAACAAATGAGCGTGTGAGAACCATCCATGCTGAACCTGCAGAAACAAATGGAAATCATTTAAGTTCAGCTGAATGCAGTACAGCAGGTCTTCATAGTTGCTAACATTTTCAGTGTTTCAGTAGCAAAGAATATGTTGGAAGCCATTGAAATCTAACAATAACCAGAATTCAGGACTTCAGTTTTCAGCAAAGCAAAGGCTACAATTGGAATCCTGTTCtggattttacaaaatagttcaATTAAACACCATTGGtttgttaaattgaaaaaaagaacataatgaTGCCAGCCTATGAAAGAGATGCCTCCAGCAGTTATGAAATAATCTCTTAACCCAACAGATTAAACTGTAGTTGTAATCAATGCACAAAGCTTTTAACTCTttcagtttttataaattacatgCAGTTGAAGAATATAGAAAAGGGAACTTGTACAGCATGAAACTACAAACTAGTTAGTTACAGAATGCACTTTCATCTTCCACTTATTTCCAGTGGAAACCCAAAAGCAAGACAAAATTTAGCTTCCAGTTGAAAGTTGCAAATTGCATTTGCCATTAGACAGACTATAAACTCTATCAAAGAAACGGAGGTTactgataaattcatttacaaACTGAGTAAAGCTCCAGCAGAATTGTTAAAATTTGCAGATTTCAACAATTCAAAcctaatttgaatttatttattccttTGCAGGAATTACACATCAACAATCAACCTTGCCTGCAAGTGTAtgtggaaagaaaagaaatcttaaTTCTGATACTAACCGGTGAATAATTTAAATGCTGTTGGCAAAGATCTCTGTGGCGTGGCCCCGTAAATATCTGCTTTAGTTGTCGAGTAAAGACCAGGGTCCACAATCAAAGGCATTGCTCGTTTCTCCCTAAACACCACATCAGATATCAGATCACTCACTGGAAACAGATTAAGattgcgagagagagagagagagagagagagagagagagagagtgcttACGCTTTCCAGCCCAGCTGACTTGTGTGCTCAATAAAGTTTAGATTTCGGTTTATAGTTGAAAATGTGTGAATTAGATCTGCATATTAAAAGCTCAATAATCAGAAAGATATTTCAACCATTCACTACAAACTCCCTCTATCCACTCAAccgcaaaaaagaaaaaatgaaaaaaaaagaacagagttTCATATACAATTAAAATCACAGACTAACCGTCTTGAGTTACAAGAGGATAATCAGAAGCACTGAGATTGATAAACCAATCCCAATCTTTGCTCCTTTTGAGAAGAATTGCACAAGCATGAAGTGTATTAGAAACCATGGAGGGTCCTCTATAGGTAACCATATTGGCTTTGCTGATCATATAAACATTTCCAACCTTTGAGAAAATCGGATGCTTTTCCACTCGCGATGCAAGCTCCAATCTTTCCTCTGCAGAGGACTCAAGGTCCAGATGAACAACATATTCGTTCCGGGGATGGTAAAGCGAATGAAGAGTTCTCCAGAGCTTTTCCAAGTCACCTTTAGACCCAGAAACCAGATAAGCAAATCGAGGGATCTTGGAAGGGAGAGGAGGGGAAGGAGATAGGGAGACTTTTTTTTCAGCGTAACCTTGAGTTGTCTGGTTGGTACGAAATGGGAAAATGTTGAAGATTTGATTGATTGTATGCAGTGAAGAAACAAGACCCATGTTGAAACAAGTTGCTAAAAGGAATAGACATATGAGAGAGCTTATGACAAGAGGGAAACCCCATTTCTTCTCCACGTTTAGGGACCCCATTGAAAGACCTTATCATGGGTTCCGGTGAGTGATCTTCACATCCCAACTTGTGCTTGCTCACTcgacaaaaacaacaaattggTGTTGAACAATAAACAACATCCCCTTGTATACTACGATAGGGATTTtcctcaaaaaaaattaaaaattccgAACCCTGGACCTTGACCAGTATACGCTGCCAGAGCAACAAACAACAACAGAGCAAACCATGAGAATCACCTTGTTGCTTGCGTAAAACAATCAAAAAGCTTCACAACATGAATCAAATGATAGAGAACTAAAATACACTCAAGAGACGATGGAAACGATGCATCAATAAAATCGGCCTAAATGAACAAGTAAATCAAATAAAGATTAAACAATTAGCTGAAAATTCTTCATTTCTTAATCAGGTGTTAAATAATCAAGAAAGTTATTggcaactaaatatattttttttttattaggtctCAAACATGCTAAAATATTGGCAAATAATCTCATTATAGAtcctaaatccaaaaaaaaaaagattcgaTTCACATTTGACAACCAAGTTAACTTGAATGAAACTATCAATAAAAAAGACCATTTTTGTATCGTAGATAGCACATCAACAACTaccatcatttatttatttattaatattagcaTCAGTTTTCTTTACAGAGAACACAAAATAAGAAGCAAAACCCAAAAGAGGGAACTCAAGATTTGCATCAATGAAAGACCTCATAAAAATCTCTCAACGGAAAGAAAGAATTACTTAAAGGGCATGGCACACGGAAACACAGCTGGACCCGTACAACAACAgcaaagaacaagaaaagagaCAATACTAACACTTCAAATTCATTAGTTTGCCATTGAAGGAATCAAGAAACAGAATAAACCTGTTatagaaacagaagaagaaagggaGATGGACGGACTACGTGTATTTATAAGTCAGttcttaaatacaaaaaataataattaaggttATAAAGAGAATAAAGAACCGGTTACAGTCTTGCATAAGCTTTATTTTGACTCCTATAGATTCAATAATGTTTCATTTCTATCCTTTAAGTTTCCtaaatttcttaatattaaCTTTCAGAAAGTTTCAATACAACCCCTAGCCCCGTAAACCTTGAAGGAGTGTTGGGAAGTGCAGTactggttgcttttcaaagtattttttactcggaaattcatcaaaataatattttttattttttaatatcagcacatcaaaataatttaaaaatacaaaaacaaaaataaaaaattttaaattttttcaaaaatattttaaaaacgtAATAACACACGGAAACGTTACCTTGGACTCTATCTTTTAGATTATTgttcaatattgaaaaatattatatcaataaGGTTTAAAAAGATTCTAAACTACGGGGACTGAAGTTGAAAATGTTTTATAAGGCTATAAAAGCTAATGCGTATTTTAGCCAAGAAaacttcttttctgtttttgatgttttcccTCAATAAACGTAGGAGTTTCAGTAAATACTGGGAGCGAGGGAGTGGTGTCTGGATTTTTGACCAAatatagaggaaaaaaaacactttcggATAAAACCTTCAGCCGTTTCTTCTTTATATGTGTGATTATCGTGGGGTGAGAAACAACCACGCAATcgaaaaattaactaaaaaaataagtttaattcGATTCAATTTTGATAACCGACTAGATCATATCAAACCGAACCAAATTGGTGCAGCCCAAAACTAACCTTCAGACATGTAAGAATGTTGCTAAAAATATACGAGTTTGGATTGTTGTAGCggtgataatttaaaatattttttatttataaatacattaaaataaaattatttttaacatctgcatattaaaacaatctgaaaacataaaaaaaatcactttaaacaaataaatttaaaaaaaaacatgatttgtaCTGCGTTTCCAATCACACCTGCGTATTAGGCATGGCAATTATTAtgcaagagagaaaagaagaaccAGAAACCAAAATGAATGCCTCTGGATCGGTTTGAAGTGAGAAAAAAGTAAAGTTTGAAGATTCAAAAGATGTGCTGTTGTCTGTCAGTCCAACCATCATTTACCAAGAACGCGGGCTAATTTTgtttgaaccgaaccgaaaatatcCGACCCTAATTATCATCGTCCTTTTGAGCTGATTAATTCTTTTTGGGATTTTCAGTTTTGctgttttggttattttaatgatttaggGGTGTTTGGCCCCATGGTTtaacaaatttgaaatttttttatattaaattaattattattagtgttttaagattgttttgatatattaatatctaaaataaattttaaaaaatattattttaatatattttaaattaaaaaatgcttgaaaaaaataaaagaaag from the Populus nigra chromosome 9, ddPopNigr1.1, whole genome shotgun sequence genome contains:
- the LOC133703030 gene encoding beta-glucuronosyltransferase GlcAT14B-like; amino-acid sequence: MGSLNVEKKWGFPLVISSLICLFLLATCFNMGLVSSLHTINQIFNIFPFRTNQTTQGYAEKKVSLSPSPPLPSKIPRFAYLVSGSKGDLEKLWRTLHSLYHPRNEYVVHLDLESSAEERLELASRVEKHPIFSKVGNVYMISKANMVTYRGPSMVSNTLHACAILLKRSKDWDWFINLSASDYPLVTQDDLIHTFSTINRNLNFIEHTSQLGWKAEKRAMPLIVDPGLYSTTKADIYGATPQRSLPTAFKLFTGSAWMVLTRSFVEYLIWGWDNLPRTLLMYYTNFVSSPEGYFHTVICNVPEFAQTAVSHDLHYIAWDNPPKQHPHTLTINDTNEMTASGAAFARKFEGDDPVLDKIDKDLLHRKNGSFTPGGWCSGSPKCSEVGNLDNIKPGPGASRLKRLISRVALFTTLKQNQCK